The nucleotide sequence AATCGCATACACGTTTACTTCTAAAGCAAGCGTTTGGAAATAAGCGATAAATTCATGTAGATGTTGAAGAATTAACGTATTCGGCGTATCCGTTCGTATGATGTAATGCGGGTCGTGAAGTCCTGCTTTTTCCATCCACTTCGGGTAAATCCTTACCGTATCGTGATCTCGTAATAAAAATCCGTCCAACTCCCCCGCCTTGATGACAAGGACGACGTTTTGACCGTGTAGCTCTGGCAAGATGCCAGCGAACAAAAAGCGGAAAGCGAGTCGAACAAACGCTTTGCTTAACTGAGCAAATAAGGATATTACATTTTCCTCGTTTCTTTCTTCTTGACGCATCGTTAGCCAGCTTGAAAAGAGGTGATCTCCCCCTCCAGCGGCTAGTGCAGCCATTGAGACGAGTGTAAATTGTGATTCATCCATCAGCTCATTCGGATATGAGCGAACTTGACACGTTAAATGACCCGGCTTATCCGCAAATAAATCGGGGTCGCGAAAACCCCACCAGTTTCGCTCATCACATATGTAGAGATGCTTCGTTAAATACGAATCTCGTTCTTTCAATTGTTCTAAAAGCATTTGGCCTTTTTCACCATTTCGTAAATACCGTATCGGCATGAGCCTTAATGCACCTAATGAGAAGATGCCAATCGGAAGCTTTACGTGATAAGCACCACCCGAAACAGGGGCTAACGACCGAAGCGATGAAGTGGGGGTAAACGCCCCTAACTCTAAATCGAGCGGAATGCAAATGCTTTTTGCTATCTCTTTTTGATAAAGCGTCGGAATCACATTCGCTCCTTGCCACGGGTGAACAGGAAGAGCCAAATAGTTTTCTTCAGTAATTCCCTTTTCTTGAAAGGCCTCACGTAAACGAACTTTTTCTTCATCCGTTAATAAACGATAAAGGATGTCTTCCTTTGCCTGTTCTCCCGCCTGCACGTAATCGCGCCGCACAGCGACCCAACTTAGCTTTACCTCTTGTTGAAATTCAGGACTATACAACTGATACGCTTCCTTATTCCAGCCTACCTTCGCCTTCGCAGTTGGATGAAACGGACGATCGCGAAAAGCAGCTAACCGCTCTGTTTCCAAAAAGGATAACGTTTGATGATTTAGACTCCATTCATCTCTTTCAAAGGATAAAGCAGTTTGGTCAAGGGCAAGTTTCATTTCCTCCATCCACTGATTTACACTTTCTTCTGTATAACCACTTTCCATTCCATACGTCTCAAGCAACCGCATAGCTGTTTCCAAAAACCCGATTTCTTGTAACCCTTCGTCCGACCGTACATAGACAACATTTCGGCTTAATCGATACGTTTGAAGCGCGGATAATCGTACTGGAATTACGAGTGCTTTCCCTTTTAGAAGCGGTACTTCAAACAACACCTCTCCTTCATTTACAGAAAGGACATTCTCATATGACACCTTTCCCTTTTGCTGAATGGAAAAAAGATTTTCTAACAACACCGCGTCGATTAATTCCTTTAAAAGATGTTCTTCAGCGCTGAGCAAGGACCGTTCCCTCCTTTACAATAGATTTAACGTCGTACCAATTTGATGATTTACAGCTCGTTGATAAACGGCATACGCACTTGCAATATCCTCAATCGCCATTCCCATAGGATTTAAAACAATGATTTCATCGTCATTTTCACGACCCACTTTTTCGCCAAGCACAATTTCACCGAGTTCAGCGTGAAGCTTCTCTTTTGAAAACTTCCCTTCGAGTACTAATTGGTGAATGACTTTCTTTTCGCGATTCGCTTGGTCCCAATCATCAACCACCACTTTGTCCGCTTGTAAAAAGACCTCCTTTTTCACATCCATAATGGAAATGTTGCTGACAAACGCTCCCTTTTGAAGCCAGCTATATTCGATATAAGGAGTGTCTGTCACCGTACACGGTACAATCACTTCTCCACCTTGAACAGCCTTCTCCGCGGATGTATGCTCAACGAACGTAACAGATGGTGCACTCTCTCTCCATTTCGCTACGAACTCCGATTGCGCTTGTTCGTTCACATCGTAAATATGTACTTCCGTAATGTGGTCGAATTGCTCCAATAACGACTGCAATTGCTTATGGGCGATGAGACCACATCCAATGATCGTCACAGATTGGAAGTTCTTTTTCGCTAAATGTTTGGCGGCAATGACTGTAACTGCTGCGGTTCGCATGCTACTAATTAAACTTGCCTCCATTACTGCGATGGGGTAGTTGGTTTCGGGATCATTCAAAATAATGAGGCCACTCGCACGCGCTAGGCCACGTTTCAACGGATTATCATGTTTACTACCAATCCATTTGATTCCGGATACTGGGTCTTCTCCACCTACATGGGCAGGCATGGCGATAATCCGATCTGCAATATGCCCTTCTTTCCCCTTTGCACGAAGATAAGGCTTTAACGGTTGAACAAAATCTTTTTTTCCGTGGAGACGAAAGGCTTCCGTTAACGCTTGTACATACAGAGTGGATTCATCTCCTCCAACTTGTTGAATATCCTCCTTGCTCAAATAAAGCATCGTTGGTCTCTTTAGGTTTGTTTCCTTTTGTTCCATTTGTGTTACTTGTTTCATCCTTATTCTCCTTTCATGCTTGCGGCTACTTTTTCGAGCCATTCATCGTCATATACAAAATCCAAATAGCGGTCACCTCGGTCTGGAAAGATGGTGACGATTTTTGATTCACTCGGTATCGATGGCAATACTTTCTGAATGGCCGCAATCACCGAACCAGACGAGCCACCAGCGAAAATTCCTTCCGTCTCAAGAAGCATTCGACAACCTTGGGCAGACTCATAATCATTCACAAACACGACGTCATCAATTTCTGATCGATTCAAAATTTCAGGAACTCGACTTGCACCGATACCTGGTAATTCTCGATTGGCTGGCGGTGCATTGAAAATAATAGAGCCGACCGCATCAACCGCGATAACTTTTACGTTAGGATATCGTTCCCGCAGCTTTCTACTAATCCCCATAAGACTTCCAGTTGTGCTAACAGGTCCGAAAAAGTAGTCAATCGATTCTGGAAGCTGCTCGACTAATTCTTGGCCTGCACCGTAATAATGCGCCTTCCAGTTGTTCTCATTGGCGTATTGGTTAATCCAAAGTGCATGCGGATCGTTGGCTACGAGTTGTTGAACCTTCTGAATCCGTGTTTGTAAATACCCACCATACGCATCTTGTTCCTTCACCATTTCAATGTTGGCCCCGAACCGCTTTAAAATTTTTAAATTCGTCGGTGATATTTTCGGGTCAACAACACACGTAAGCTTGATGCGATGCAACGTTGCCATCATCGCTAAAGCAACCCCTAAATTTCCCGAAGTACTTTCAATAATGTGTGTATCTGAAGTAATGGTTCCGTCTTTGATTCCTTGTTCGATAATAAATCGGGCCGGTCGATCCTTCATGCTTCCGCCTGGATTCATGAATTCAAACTTGGCAAAAATATCGACATCTTCCCGTTGAAACAAACGATTTAAAGCCACAACAGGCGTATGCCCGATACAAGCTGAGATCGACTGTTTAACCGTTTCTTCCCTCATCTCAATCCTCATTTTGTGCCCCCTTTACGCATTTTAAATGATAATGATAATCATTTACACTTTTAAAAAAAGACCTCTACTTGCTTTCGTAGCGAGGTTGATAGCAGATTCTTCCCTTTTTCGAGAAGAGGTTATCATTTTAGTTGATAACGATTATCAATATCACAACCTAATACTATTAAAAATGAAAATCATTATCAATAACTTTCGTAAAAATTAGAACTATTGATATATTTATCCAATTTTACGACCGTGACTTTCTTCCTGTTCGTTTTGATCGATGAAATGACAAGATTTGGAGGAAAGAATCATTGAACATTTGCACTGAAGTGAAGCTAGAGAGGTACAGCTTTGTCCTTTACTTTTTAAAGATTATTTTATAAAAGGCTACAAAGCTAGGTTTGTAGTTTTATCACAAAAGGCGGACGCTTTCTGTAGACTTGTTCTGTCTAGTTTTGGCTCGTTGCGTCTAGCGAACGGACGCAGGACATTCACCTCCACTTTTCTAAGATCCACCTCAATTCGCATGCTTGTCTGCAGGGTCTTCGACACGTGCTGTTCCCACCTCGCTTCAAGTATTACAACCATTCATGACCATTTAGCAACAATCTATCCGAAAACTGTCCTCATAAGCGCAAAGCGCAAGTCCTTAGGCGAAGGGCGCTGGAGGACCTGCGAGGAGGCTTCCGTCGCCACAGCAGGGCCGAAGCGACCCAAGCGGATGGCGCTTGGAGCCAAAAAAACGGTAAAGAGAATACTTTAACACTTTATTGAACTTATACTTTCTGTAACAATAAAAACAAAAACACCCATTTCGGGTGTTTTTTTGGCTACAGCGATGTGAATTGCCCCTCCTCTTAAAAGGTAGATGATTCCTACTAAACTAGTCTTTAAGCTAGATTTCGATTTTTATATAACAAGTAAATAAAATAAGGCGCTCCTATTCCTGCTGTGAACACACCTGCTGGGATATCAAGAGGTAAAAAGGCCGTTCTTGCAATCAAATCAGCAAGCATGACCATACTCGCGCCCACTAAAGAGGTCAACACGATAAGCCCTCGATTCGAACGTCCTATTAGCATCCGACTAATATGGGGGGCAATTAATCCGACAAACTCAATGCCTCCTGCAAAGGCGACCGCCGAACCAGCTAGTGCAACGCTTATCGCTAATAATAAAAATCGAGAGAGCTGAACACGTACTCCAAGTCCCATCGCCGCTTGGTCGCCTAACTCCATCACATTCAATGTGCGGCTAAACAAAAGCGCTAAAGGGATAAAAACGACGACCCAAGGCGTCATCAATGAAACGTCTTGCCAATTCGCTCCGTATAAGCTTCCGGTTAACCAGAGATACGCTTTCGATGTAACGACTGTATCACTTAACACAATAAGCATCGTCACCACCGCTTTCATTCCGGCTGCCATCCCAATTCCTATTAGAATCAGTCGCATCGGTGTAACACCTTTATTCCATGCTAACAAGTAAATAATTAAGGTCGAAATCCCAGCTGTGAAAAGGGCGGCAAATGGAAGCCATTGAAAACTAACCGAACCCATCAAGTACACGACAAACAAAATGGCACCAACAGAGGCTCCACTTGTAATTCCGATAATATCAGGAGCGGCTAACGGATTTCTTACTACACCTTGTAAAATAAGCCCCGCAACACCTAAAGCTGCCCCCACTAAAAATGCGAGTAATACACGCGGAAGCCGTAACGTGTTGATTGTAAAATCATATTCTCCATTCCCAAGTCCTAAAAGATGATACAAAACGTCAATGGGCGAGATGAACGTACTACCGCTAGATAAACTTAAAACAAAGAGAAAGAGGGCGAGTAGACTAAAAAGAAGAATCGTTCTTGTATTTTTCCCTCTCTGTTTGCTACCCATTTTTAGACAGCCCCTTTCGTGCAATGTAAATAAAGACTGGAGTACCAATGAAAGCCGTCATCACACCAATGGGCATTTCTTGCGGCATAAGAATAAATCTTGCTGCTACATCTGCTAACAATAAAAGGGTTGCGCCAATAACAGCACTAAATGGGATGACCCACCGATAATCAGTGCCGACAAGACCACGAACGAGATTCGGTACAATTAACCCAATAAATCCAATCGAACCGGCAATCGCGACAGAACCCCCTGCCAAAAAGATCACAAATACGCCAATCGTTATTTTGAGTAAGATGGTACGTTGCCCTAACCCTTTAGCGACTTCGTCTCCAAACAACAAAATATTTATAGGCTTTCCAAACAAAAAGGCTAGGACGGTAGCCGAGGCAATAAACGGTAAAACGGGTTGAATCATCTCCATGCTTCTCCCAGCAACCGATCCAGCTAGCCAAAATAGCACCGTCTGCATCTGTTGCTCATCAATGACTAATAGCCCTTGCGTAATCGATACAAAAAGAGCGGAAATCGCCGCTCCGGCTAAGACAATCTTAATCGGGGAAAGCCCCCCATGTCCGAATGCACTCAAAAAGTACACCATCACACCAGCAACACCAGCACCTATAAACGCAATCCACATGTAATGAGATAAAGAATCGACAGAAAAAAAGGTCGCCGAAACGACGATAAAACATAACGCTCCTGCATTAATTCCTAAAATATCCGGTGCTGCTAACGGATTTCGCGTTAACGCTTGCATTAAGGCCCCAGCAATCGCCAAGCTCGAACCGACAACCGTTGCAATGACCGCTCGCGTGAACCTAGATGTTTTCACAATGACATGCTCAGTTATCGACTCATCGTAATGAAAAAATGCGTCAAGCGTCGTTTGAAACGGGATTGGGTTTTGTCCCAATGAAACACTTAATCCAAATGCAATGAAAAAGAAAAAAAGACACAAACTAAACCCAATAATTTTTGTTTTTGACCATACTGTATCCATGGGAACCCCCATCCATGACTTTAATCCTATATGTAACACACGGAAAATAGGAGAAAGTAAAACTCCCTCCTATTTTCACCCCATTATTTTTCTAATGCAAAGCGGTCGTAAATATCGTCTAACATCATGTTCGCAGCGATAATACCGCCACCCATATTCCACGTTACTTCATCGACCGTGTATACGTTTTCGGATTTGACAGCATCTAGGTTGCTCCATAACGGGTGGCTTGTCCACTCTTCATACGTTTTCTTCACTGCGTCATTATCACTCATAAACATATAAAACACATCTGCATTCATTTGAGAAATGCTTTCTTTATCCGTTAATTTAATAACCGCTTCGTCTGTTTGTTGAGATTGTGGACGCTCAAATCCTAACTCATCTAAAATCGTACCAGCAAATCCCGTTGCATAAATGCGTGCATGATCTTCACGGAAGTTTAACACCGATACTTCAAGCGGCCACTCATCACCCATTTTTTCTTCTACTTTCGTTTGGAAATCAGCGACACGATTTTCCCAATCGGAAATCAATTGATTCGCTTCTGCTTCTTTATTTAAAGCTTGTCCCATCAATTCAACTGTTCCTTTAAACTCGAAAACTGTTTCATGGGCAACTGTTGGAGCAATTTGCGATAATTGA is from Bacillus kexueae and encodes:
- a CDS encoding FecCD family ABC transporter permease codes for the protein MDTVWSKTKIIGFSLCLFFFFIAFGLSVSLGQNPIPFQTTLDAFFHYDESITEHVIVKTSRFTRAVIATVVGSSLAIAGALMQALTRNPLAAPDILGINAGALCFIVVSATFFSVDSLSHYMWIAFIGAGVAGVMVYFLSAFGHGGLSPIKIVLAGAAISALFVSITQGLLVIDEQQMQTVLFWLAGSVAGRSMEMIQPVLPFIASATVLAFLFGKPINILLFGDEVAKGLGQRTILLKITIGVFVIFLAGGSVAIAGSIGFIGLIVPNLVRGLVGTDYRWVIPFSAVIGATLLLLADVAARFILMPQEMPIGVMTAFIGTPVFIYIARKGLSKNG
- a CDS encoding IucA/IucC family protein — encoded protein: MLSAEEHLLKELIDAVLLENLFSIQQKGKVSYENVLSVNEGEVLFEVPLLKGKALVIPVRLSALQTYRLSRNVVYVRSDEGLQEIGFLETAMRLLETYGMESGYTEESVNQWMEEMKLALDQTALSFERDEWSLNHQTLSFLETERLAAFRDRPFHPTAKAKVGWNKEAYQLYSPEFQQEVKLSWVAVRRDYVQAGEQAKEDILYRLLTDEEKVRLREAFQEKGITEENYLALPVHPWQGANVIPTLYQKEIAKSICIPLDLELGAFTPTSSLRSLAPVSGGAYHVKLPIGIFSLGALRLMPIRYLRNGEKGQMLLEQLKERDSYLTKHLYICDERNWWGFRDPDLFADKPGHLTCQVRSYPNELMDESQFTLVSMAALAAGGGDHLFSSWLTMRQEERNEENVISLFAQLSKAFVRLAFRFLFAGILPELHGQNVVLVIKAGELDGFLLRDHDTVRIYPKWMEKAGLHDPHYIIRTDTPNTLILQHLHEFIAYFQTLALEVNVYAIIDRLSAVYEVEEAVLWELVQRSVREALEEMKVDSNQREEITKLLFAHETWPVKRLLDPLLRRKGSGGGSMPSSLGEIKNPFQNWSQG
- the sbnA gene encoding 2,3-diaminopropionate biosynthesis protein SbnA, whose amino-acid sequence is MRIEMREETVKQSISACIGHTPVVALNRLFQREDVDIFAKFEFMNPGGSMKDRPARFIIEQGIKDGTITSDTHIIESTSGNLGVALAMMATLHRIKLTCVVDPKISPTNLKILKRFGANIEMVKEQDAYGGYLQTRIQKVQQLVANDPHALWINQYANENNWKAHYYGAGQELVEQLPESIDYFFGPVSTTGSLMGISRKLRERYPNVKVIAVDAVGSIIFNAPPANRELPGIGASRVPEILNRSEIDDVVFVNDYESAQGCRMLLETEGIFAGGSSGSVIAAIQKVLPSIPSESKIVTIFPDRGDRYLDFVYDDEWLEKVAASMKGE
- the sbnB gene encoding 2,3-diaminopropionate biosynthesis protein SbnB; this translates as MLYLSKEDIQQVGGDESTLYVQALTEAFRLHGKKDFVQPLKPYLRAKGKEGHIADRIIAMPAHVGGEDPVSGIKWIGSKHDNPLKRGLARASGLIILNDPETNYPIAVMEASLISSMRTAAVTVIAAKHLAKKNFQSVTIIGCGLIAHKQLQSLLEQFDHITEVHIYDVNEQAQSEFVAKWRESAPSVTFVEHTSAEKAVQGGEVIVPCTVTDTPYIEYSWLQKGAFVSNISIMDVKKEVFLQADKVVVDDWDQANREKKVIHQLVLEGKFSKEKLHAELGEIVLGEKVGRENDDEIIVLNPMGMAIEDIASAYAVYQRAVNHQIGTTLNLL
- a CDS encoding FecCD family ABC transporter permease; its protein translation is MGSKQRGKNTRTILLFSLLALFLFVLSLSSGSTFISPIDVLYHLLGLGNGEYDFTINTLRLPRVLLAFLVGAALGVAGLILQGVVRNPLAAPDIIGITSGASVGAILFVVYLMGSVSFQWLPFAALFTAGISTLIIYLLAWNKGVTPMRLILIGIGMAAGMKAVVTMLIVLSDTVVTSKAYLWLTGSLYGANWQDVSLMTPWVVVFIPLALLFSRTLNVMELGDQAAMGLGVRVQLSRFLLLAISVALAGSAVAFAGGIEFVGLIAPHISRMLIGRSNRGLIVLTSLVGASMVMLADLIARTAFLPLDIPAGVFTAGIGAPYFIYLLYKNRNLA
- a CDS encoding ABC transporter substrate-binding protein; the protein is MTTYVKRNHFFSLFALMIAFVIALVGCSSGATNEPASSTEEEGTSDVRTVTHAMGETTIEGTPETIVTLYQGATDAAVALGVKPVGVVESWVEQPIYNYLKDDLEGVTIVGLETQPNLEEIAKLNPDLIIASKLRHEEIYDQLSQIAPTVAHETVFEFKGTVELMGQALNKEAEANQLISDWENRVADFQTKVEEKMGDEWPLEVSVLNFREDHARIYATGFAGTILDELGFERPQSQQTDEAVIKLTDKESISQMNADVFYMFMSDNDAVKKTYEEWTSHPLWSNLDAVKSENVYTVDEVTWNMGGGIIAANMMLDDIYDRFALEK